gcttttccacactgcTTACATCCATAAGGTTTTTCTCCACTATGAATTCTTTCATGAACTCGAAGGTAACTGGCTTGAATGaaaactttcccacattgcttacatccatagggtttttctccagtgtgagctCTCTCATGAATTCGACAGTAACTGGCTTGAGTGAAAActttcccacatttcttacatCCATAGgctttctctccactgtgagttctttcatgatttCAAAGGTACCTGGCTTGAGTGaaaactttcccacattgcttacatccatagggtttttctccattgtgagttctttcatgacaTCGAAGGTAACATGCATGAGTGAAGaatttcccacattgtttacatccgtagggtttctctccagtgtgagttctttcatgctTTCGAAGGTAACTGTATTGTGTAaaaactttcccacattgcttacatccatagggttttacTCCAGGGTGGATTCTTTCATGATATTGAAGGTAACATGCATGAGTAaaaactttcccacattgcttacatccataggggtTCTCTCcattgtgagttctttcatgaattcgATGGTGACTGGCTTGAGTGAAAACTTTCCCACATTTCTCACATCCATAGGGTTTtactccagtgtgagttctttcatgatatTGAAGGTAACACCCCCTAGTGAAGaatttcccacattgcttacatccatagggtttctctccagtgtgagttcttttatGCTTTCGAAGGTAACTGGCTTGTGTAAAAGCTTTCCCACATtacttacatccatagggttttactccagtgtgagttctttcatgaatttgTAGGTAACTGGCTTGAGTGAAaattttcccacattgcttacatccatagggttttcCTCCACTGTGAATTCTGTCATGAATATGAAGATTACTGGAATGAGTGAAGTCTTTCATCCATtgtttacatccatagggtttctcactAATGTGAGATGTTTCATGAATGTGAAAGGTATCAGATTGAATgcaggtttttccacattgtttccaTCCATGAGATTTCACTACATTGTGTATcctttcatggattagaagagaTTTGCAATCAGTCAAGGTTTTCCCATTAGCATTACATATGTTGCTTTTCATGGTGCTATTCTAAGCAGAGTTTCCTTGCTTACAATATTCTGTGGAGTCTGTTGAAAGGATTCTCCACATTGAATACATTGTTTATGCTCATGCAGTCTCTCTAACACTGCAGGTCTGCAAAACAGACAAAGATTGCCATTGTTATCATATTAATGATTTATTAAGAGAAGTTATGGTGTTTGTTTCTGTAGGATTTATGAACACAAATGTACTACATGTTCTGCAGCTGGGCCTGAGGACAGCTATTACTGAAACAGTGGTGTTCATATGTATTTCCATAATACTATTTCCATGTTAGGTGTTTGACAATATTGAAAGAGTTTTACTACAT
The sequence above is drawn from the Castor canadensis chromosome 14, mCasCan1.hap1v2, whole genome shotgun sequence genome and encodes:
- the LOC141416527 gene encoding LOW QUALITY PROTEIN: uncharacterized protein (The sequence of the model RefSeq protein was modified relative to this genomic sequence to represent the inferred CDS: substituted 2 bases at 2 genomic stop codons), which codes for MKSNICNANGKTLTDCKSLLIHERIHNVVKSHGWKQCGKTCIQSDTFHIHETSHISEKPYGCKQWMKDFTHSSNLHIHDRIHSGGKPYGCKQCGKIFTQASYLQIHERTHTGVKPYGSSYLRKHKRTHTGEKPYGCKQCGKFFTRGCYLQYHERTHTGVKPYGCEKCGKVFTQASHHRIHERTHNGENPYGCKQCGKVFTHACYLQYHERIHPGVKPYGCKQCGKVFTQYSYLRKHERTHTGEKPYGCKQCGKFFTHACYLRCHERTHNGEKPYGCKQCGKVFTQARYLXNHERTHSGEKAYGCKKCGKVFTQASYCRIHERAHTGEKPYGCKQCGKVFIQASYLRVHERIHSGEKPYGCKQCGKAFIQVNHLQRHSGTHTGEKPYGCKQCGKVFTPASYLRIHERTHTXEKTYGCKQCGKVFI